One part of the Candidatus Diapherotrites archaeon genome encodes these proteins:
- the gvpD gene encoding gas vesicle protein GvpD: MVALSIVERTPTEVMGLDELIQGGIPKGNLVVLTGDPGSGKTIFCLQYLYHGAIKHGEVGVFISLEEKPEELLETAGIFGWDFKPLIKSGKIIFQTVELYDFDKLKDSIEDLVTKHEAKRLVIDPGVIFHLYFEKELDARKRILSLGKMLKKLNITSLITNENSTLHAGLYGLEEYVADGVILLYHTRVENRFVRSIGILKMRDTKITDKLRPVRITTEGVEVLPKEELFSEVL; this comes from the coding sequence ATGGTCGCATTAAGTATAGTGGAGCGCACCCCCACGGAAGTGATGGGATTGGACGAGTTAATCCAGGGGGGCATTCCCAAGGGGAATCTCGTCGTGTTGACTGGGGACCCGGGCTCGGGAAAAACCATTTTCTGCCTGCAATATCTTTACCATGGCGCCATCAAGCATGGGGAGGTGGGGGTGTTTATTTCCCTGGAGGAGAAACCGGAGGAGCTCTTGGAGACCGCGGGGATATTTGGATGGGATTTCAAACCATTAATCAAGAGCGGGAAGATCATTTTTCAGACCGTGGAATTGTACGATTTTGATAAGCTGAAGGACAGCATTGAGGATTTGGTAACCAAACATGAGGCCAAGCGCCTGGTCATCGACCCAGGAGTTATCTTCCACTTGTATTTCGAGAAGGAATTGGATGCGCGCAAACGCATCCTGTCCTTGGGAAAAATGCTCAAGAAGCTGAATATCACCTCCCTCATCACCAATGAAAACAGCACCCTCCACGCGGGATTGTATGGGTTGGAGGAGTACGTGGCGGATGGGGTCATATTGTTGTACCACACCCGCGTGGAAAACCGGTTCGTGCGAAGTATAGGAATTTTGAAGATGCGCGACACCAAGATCACGGATAAGCTGCGGCCTGTCCGCATCACCACGGAAGGGGTGGAAGTGCTTCCCAAAGAAGAATTGTTCTCGGAAGTGTTGTGA
- a CDS encoding ribbon-helix-helix domain-containing protein: MIVLETIPAKVTSKLVGEIDELIKEGWYANRSEVVRDAIRDLVKKLRAEKLEQAIKEDVNWGLHG; the protein is encoded by the coding sequence GTGATTGTCTTGGAAACGATTCCGGCCAAAGTCACAAGCAAGTTAGTCGGGGAAATAGACGAATTGATTAAGGAAGGGTGGTATGCCAACCGCAGTGAGGTAGTGCGCGATGCGATTCGCGATTTGGTGAAAAAACTACGCGCCGAAAAACTGGAACAGGCCATCAAAGAAGATGTAAATTGGGGATTGCATGGCTAA
- a CDS encoding tyrosine-type recombinase/integrase has product MRTEKSFHDYPRMLKRLCERIWPEEYPGELREGQKSFQLNPRNKQILKDLLSHLERENYSSARIIRLVSFVALLGEMLGKDFDKATKEDIQGTDGIVSKILKKWSNDTTREMGIQSTKQFYKWLLGENEEYPDIVRKIKFRRKYKEEYLKEILTKEEVAKVIDTADHPMKKALIGTLYSAGPRISELGLLSVKDVEFQDDEAVISITESKTRRRRVIIVNSTVKLLHDWFAIHPNRNKPDFRETPLFVSVSHQKYGRRMEYASICKMLKVTTALAGIQKPCNPHHWRHSFATHLAQDGYSEYQIKIILGHSMTSKSTARYIHMAGQGVFDVVRKKNGKKIMDEGAQKPALEYKKCDTCGYGENTFNQLVCNKCMRPLGIAERLQYKDQLSEIRGKMENMEKAYHLLLKAHLETIESEKSKQAL; this is encoded by the coding sequence ATGCGAACCGAAAAAAGCTTTCATGACTACCCACGCATGCTCAAACGCTTGTGCGAAAGAATATGGCCAGAAGAGTACCCAGGGGAACTAAGAGAGGGACAAAAGTCATTCCAATTGAACCCCCGAAACAAACAGATCCTCAAAGACCTGCTCTCCCATTTGGAACGCGAAAATTATAGCAGCGCGCGAATCATCCGCCTGGTAAGTTTCGTAGCCCTCCTGGGAGAAATGTTAGGAAAGGATTTTGACAAAGCCACCAAAGAAGACATTCAGGGAACCGATGGAATTGTGTCTAAAATCCTAAAGAAGTGGTCCAACGACACCACGCGCGAGATGGGAATACAATCCACCAAACAGTTCTACAAATGGCTGCTGGGAGAAAACGAAGAATATCCAGACATCGTTCGAAAAATAAAATTCCGACGAAAATACAAGGAAGAATATCTGAAGGAGATTCTAACAAAAGAAGAGGTGGCGAAAGTCATTGATACAGCCGACCATCCAATGAAGAAAGCCTTAATTGGGACGCTATATTCGGCAGGGCCGCGCATTAGTGAATTGGGCCTATTAAGCGTGAAGGATGTGGAGTTCCAAGATGACGAAGCAGTCATTAGTATTACCGAATCAAAGACCAGGAGACGCCGCGTTATTATCGTTAACTCCACCGTCAAACTCTTGCATGATTGGTTTGCCATCCACCCAAATCGAAACAAACCAGACTTTCGGGAAACACCATTATTTGTCAGTGTATCACACCAAAAATATGGAAGAAGAATGGAATATGCATCTATTTGCAAAATGCTGAAAGTAACAACCGCACTCGCGGGTATTCAAAAACCATGTAACCCGCATCACTGGCGCCATAGTTTCGCGACTCACTTGGCGCAAGATGGATACAGCGAATATCAAATCAAAATTATTCTCGGCCACTCCATGACCTCTAAGTCAACAGCCAGATACATCCACATGGCAGGGCAAGGAGTATTCGATGTAGTCCGAAAGAAAAATGGTAAAAAAATCATGGATGAAGGAGCCCAAAAACCCGCTTTGGAATACAAAAAATGTGATACATGTGGATATGGGGAGAACACATTTAATCAACTTGTCTGCAACAAGTGCATGCGCCCCCTTGGGATAGCTGAAAGACTCCAATACAAAGATCAACTATCAGAAATTCGAGGCAAAATGGAGAATATGGAGAAAGCCTATCACCTACTGCTCAAGGCCCACCTGGAAACAATCGAATCAGAAAAGAGCAAACAAGCATTGTAG